The stretch of DNA CGTTGCTGATGTCGACCGGGACCCCTTCCGTCAATTCGACAAGTGGTTTCAACAGGCGGTCGATGCCAAACTACCCGAGCCGAATACGATGACGCTGGCCACGGTCGACTCGCGCGGCCGGCCGTCGGCGCGCATCGTACTGATCAAAGGCATCGACGAGCGTGGCTTCGTGTTCTTCACCAACTACGAAAGCCGCAAGGGCCGCGAACTGGCCGCCAATCCGTACGCAAGCCTGCTGTTCTACTGGATCGAACTCGAACGTCAGGTACGCATCGAGGGCCGCATTATCAAAACCAGCGGTGAAGAAAGCGACGCGTATTTCACGTCGCGTCCGCTCGGTTCGCGCATCGGCGCATGGGCGTCGAATCAGAGTCAGGTAATTGAAAGCCGTTCGCAGCTCGAAACACGCGAACGCGAAATCAGCCTGCAATACGGCGACCAGCCACCGCGCCCACCTCACTGGGGAGGTTATCGTTTGGTCCCCGAAGCAATCGAATTCTGGCAGGGCCGGCCGTCGCGTCTGCATGACCGTCTGCTCTATACGCGCGCAAGCGAAAACGGCGACTGGCAAATCTCCCGCCTATCGCCTTGAATCGAATATAACGTCGGTAGCGCGCCGCCAACGCAGCAGCGCGCGCCGGCCGGATCTCGCCTCGCGGCATGGGAGTTGCGTCGCGCCGGGCGCTGATCCACTTTGGCTTTGCTTTAGTTCAACGGACACGGAGAGATCACATGTTCTGGGAGAAGAAGCTGGCGCAGTGGGTTGAAGACGTAAAAACCAGGGCTAACCTGCCGGCCCGGCTCGTGTTGTGGGACGGGCAGCAACATGACTTCGGGCAGTTCGCCGCCCCGCAGGTCACGCTACACGTCAAAAGCGCCACGGCGTTGCCCTATCTGCTCGAACCGAGCCTCGACAATCTCGGCGAGGCGTACGTGAAGGGCAAGATCGACATCGAAGGCAAGCTGTCGGACATCATCAATATCGGCTACCAGTTGGCACGTAATACCGTGACCAGCGCGGGCAAGCTGGCGCGCGTGCGGCGCTACTTCAATCATTC from Pirellulales bacterium encodes:
- the pdxH gene encoding pyridoxamine 5'-phosphate oxidase; its protein translation is MTSLAELRKNYSLGSLDVADVDRDPFRQFDKWFQQAVDAKLPEPNTMTLATVDSRGRPSARIVLIKGIDERGFVFFTNYESRKGRELAANPYASLLFYWIELERQVRIEGRIIKTSGEESDAYFTSRPLGSRIGAWASNQSQVIESRSQLETREREISLQYGDQPPRPPHWGGYRLVPEAIEFWQGRPSRLHDRLLYTRASENGDWQISRLSP
- a CDS encoding class I SAM-dependent methyltransferase — protein: MFWEKKLAQWVEDVKTRANLPARLVLWDGQQHDFGQFAAPQVTLHVKSATALPYLLEPSLDNLGEAYVKGKIDIEGKLSDIINIGYQLARNTVTSAGKLARVRRYFNHSKTSDKKAIQYHYDVSNEFYKLWLDENMVYSCAYFENGNEDLATAQLK